One part of the Arachidicoccus terrestris genome encodes these proteins:
- a CDS encoding YMGG-like glycine zipper-containing protein: MKQNVNSIDRESPIHNRQMNRLSVVTTDRSKWAAATKFRWILWMAVLLSAAILFGSCKNSGASDSQIAPSDTAGLAAFNAQKAADSVAALNGEAPDGNGVTDNGANQAFTSGGDNDAYTGSEDEGGAIKSVNDDNTGGDYIDDNSAGATAGNTEVAADPTQTSNTEARTTQKKKFSSAAKGAVIGAGSGAVLGAIISKKNRGLGAVIGAAIGGGAGYGIGKHKDNKREQEGQ, translated from the coding sequence ATGAAACAAAATGTAAATTCAATCGATCGAGAATCTCCTATACACAACCGGCAAATGAACAGGCTTTCCGTGGTTACCACTGACAGATCAAAGTGGGCTGCCGCCACTAAGTTTCGCTGGATTTTATGGATGGCAGTGCTACTTAGTGCGGCTATCCTGTTTGGATCTTGTAAGAACAGTGGCGCTTCAGATTCACAGATCGCTCCTTCAGATACAGCTGGCCTGGCCGCTTTTAATGCACAAAAAGCCGCAGATTCAGTCGCTGCCCTAAACGGGGAAGCGCCTGACGGAAATGGGGTAACTGACAATGGCGCAAACCAGGCTTTCACCTCAGGTGGCGACAATGACGCCTACACTGGCAGTGAGGATGAAGGCGGTGCTATCAAATCTGTGAACGACGACAATACGGGCGGCGACTATATAGATGATAACAGTGCAGGGGCAACTGCAGGTAATACGGAAGTAGCTGCCGACCCGACACAGACATCGAATACAGAAGCGAGAACCACCCAAAAGAAGAAATTCAGCAGTGCTGCTAAGGGGGCTGTCATAGGCGCCGGATCCGGTGCTGTACTCGGAGCTATTATTTCCAAGAAAAACCGTGGATTGGGCGCTGTAATCGGCGCCGCGATCGGTGGAGGCGCCGGATACGGCATAGGAAAACATAAAGACAATAAAAGAGAACAGGAAGGTCAATAA
- a CDS encoding alanine racemase, translating to MAFITLNKKKLRENYGKLDALFRSKNIEWAVVSKLLCGNKKYLEAVIDLGVTQICDSRVTNLKAIKAIKPSIETVFIKPPAKRSIQGVVEFADISFNTELQTIRLLSDAAVKMGKIHKVVIMIELGELREGVMREHLVDFYSDIFKLPGIEVIGIGTNLTCMYGVLPNHDKLIQLCIYKQLIETKFNRKIPYVSGGASVTIPLIENGLLPAGVNHFRVGETLYLGTDVYHNTTFDQMHNDVFKLYAEVIEVNEKPMVPMGELGHNLTGDVLQFDQQSASGSAHRAIVDVGLLDIEAEHFKPVEADMHIVGSSSDMTVIDLGSNKKGIKTGDLIEFKMDYMGILRIMHSKYIDKKFETEVKPYTEA from the coding sequence ATGGCTTTTATAACACTCAATAAGAAGAAACTTCGGGAGAATTACGGAAAGCTGGATGCATTGTTTAGAAGTAAAAATATAGAATGGGCTGTTGTCAGTAAACTGCTTTGTGGTAACAAGAAATATCTGGAAGCTGTCATAGACCTGGGAGTGACGCAGATCTGTGACTCCAGAGTGACCAACCTAAAGGCAATCAAGGCGATTAAGCCTTCTATCGAAACAGTATTCATCAAGCCGCCTGCCAAAAGGTCTATTCAAGGTGTGGTAGAATTTGCGGATATTAGCTTTAATACAGAACTGCAAACTATCCGCCTGCTTTCAGATGCTGCGGTTAAAATGGGTAAGATACATAAGGTGGTGATCATGATTGAACTGGGAGAACTCAGGGAAGGCGTTATGCGGGAGCACCTGGTTGATTTTTACAGTGATATATTTAAATTGCCGGGCATCGAGGTCATTGGAATTGGTACAAATCTTACTTGTATGTATGGCGTATTGCCTAATCATGATAAACTTATTCAGCTTTGTATTTATAAACAGCTTATAGAAACGAAGTTCAACAGGAAAATACCTTATGTATCGGGAGGCGCTTCAGTCACGATCCCTTTAATTGAAAATGGCCTGTTGCCGGCTGGTGTTAATCACTTCAGAGTGGGGGAAACGCTGTATTTAGGAACTGACGTTTATCATAACACCACTTTCGACCAGATGCACAATGATGTATTCAAATTGTACGCAGAAGTTATTGAGGTAAATGAGAAGCCCATGGTTCCTATGGGTGAACTGGGGCATAATCTGACTGGTGATGTATTACAGTTCGATCAACAAAGTGCTTCAGGAAGTGCACACCGGGCGATTGTTGATGTTGGCCTGCTGGATATTGAGGCTGAACATTTTAAGCCGGTAGAGGCCGACATGCATATTGTCGGTTCCAGTTCGGATATGACAGTAATCGATCTGGGCAGCAACAAAAAAGGCATTAAAACGGGCGACCTGATAGAGTTTAAAATGGATTATATGGGCATCCTGCGTATTATGCATTCCAAATACATCGATAAAAAGTTTGAAACGGAGGTCAAACCCTACACAGAGGCTTAA
- a CDS encoding GNAT family N-acetyltransferase, producing the protein MDEWINKWWRLATDIIMKDTRIITPDEQLSSEELTKLTSFLFEHLEEYGDEKSAIEKAVLYANSSDTPGGYLIEVLEEGRLLSAAVINKTGMGEYIPENILVYLATHKQHRGQGLGGQLMQKMVDVVEGDIALHVEPQNPARKLYEKFGFGNKYLEMRLIKK; encoded by the coding sequence TTGGATGAGTGGATTAACAAGTGGTGGCGTCTGGCTACCGACATTATCATGAAAGATACACGTATAATTACGCCCGATGAGCAATTGTCATCGGAGGAGCTGACTAAGTTAACATCATTCTTATTTGAACATCTGGAAGAATATGGCGATGAGAAATCTGCCATTGAAAAAGCCGTTCTATATGCAAATTCCAGTGATACACCTGGTGGATACCTGATTGAAGTTTTGGAGGAGGGCAGGTTGCTTTCGGCTGCAGTCATCAATAAAACGGGAATGGGAGAATATATCCCCGAAAATATTCTGGTTTATCTTGCCACCCATAAACAACATAGGGGGCAAGGCCTGGGAGGGCAATTGATGCAAAAAATGGTAGATGTGGTTGAAGGTGATATCGCCTTGCACGTAGAGCCGCAAAACCCTGCCAGGAAACTATATGAGAAGTTTGGCTTTGGCAATAAATATTTAGAAATGCGTTTAATTAAAAAATAA
- a CDS encoding response regulator, which translates to MKQTDIYIAIVEDHPIVVEGLKNMLDKEPGFVVTGTFDSSNGLMQHIADKAVDVILLDISLPETNGLELCKNIKLKWPDVAILILSNHTERSMIMQSIQNGAKGYLLKNASVQEIIEAVRAAMDGRLIYSKEVQEIIAQPSRRDLLGVTSITKREKQILKMIAEGKTSIQIAEELFLSNLTVDTHRKNMLQKFGVKNTAELIIEATRQNLL; encoded by the coding sequence ATGAAACAAACTGATATTTATATTGCAATTGTCGAAGATCATCCTATCGTAGTGGAAGGGCTCAAAAATATGCTGGATAAAGAGCCTGGTTTTGTCGTGACAGGTACTTTTGATTCATCGAACGGACTGATGCAGCATATTGCGGACAAAGCTGTAGATGTCATTTTGTTGGATATAAGCCTTCCGGAGACCAACGGCCTGGAACTCTGTAAGAATATTAAATTGAAATGGCCCGATGTTGCTATTCTTATTCTTAGTAATCATACGGAAAGAAGTATGATCATGCAGTCTATTCAAAATGGTGCGAAGGGGTATTTATTAAAGAATGCTTCCGTGCAGGAAATTATAGAGGCCGTCCGCGCTGCGATGGATGGCCGGCTCATTTATTCGAAAGAGGTGCAGGAGATTATTGCACAGCCATCCAGACGAGACTTATTAGGCGTTACATCTATTACCAAAAGGGAGAAACAGATATTAAAGATGATCGCTGAGGGGAAGACAAGCATTCAGATCGCTGAAGAATTGTTTTTGAGTAATTTAACGGTTGATACACATCGCAAAAATATGCTTCAGAAGTTTGGTGTAAAAAATACGGCCGAATTGATTATTGAAGCAACGCGACAAAATTTATTATAA
- a CDS encoding tetratricopeptide repeat-containing sensor histidine kinase — protein sequence MRLKVNLLLIFLSLTCWGTAQFVDLNESRYLDSIEAIIKQPQKETTDSIKAMANLRLSDYWSAKDTMKAIHYLQSAKRLMHNNSFLNAVYPYFQGGILFERNVDSTQKLYMRAVSLLSEIKSPDSYYFRAQAWNNFCVLEQMKDHKERYLDLMLNKAIPMAEASGRNDELGLLYVNVALAFSNTNNYVKADTYFSLGLQSIRKGPYYLNSISAYCYLRSSRNKLFMGQTKIAKSMLDTVYSIIAPYPKSDNFLDYYEYLGMYYRMEKEHDASIEALNKGLALSKELNAVYNTYSIRFQQYKTYTDQGNYRHARNVLDAIMHSPVVSRAGNRVLCYYEMAKTYERLGDYRAAYGWMQRYSSLQDSLHQEDIQGKINALEIKFRTSEKEKKILALQGENSQRELDQQKAKYTSRLLLVICGFLGLLILLAIFYYRHQNKLKEKDHKGQLRVLEQQRQIQVTEAMLEGEEKERVRMARDLHDGLGGILAGVKLNLSGWVDDTRERSKDPELIKTMHQLDNAVSELRRIARNMIPETLLKFGLNQALKDLVAFYDGPQTQINFQYFGIKNHLSVSMQLNIYRIIQELLSNAIKHGEATQIVLQCSQNEKNFLITVEDNGRGFDTGQLQKVKGIGLHNLKSRVDFLKGRMEIISSPGEGTTVNIEIEIYETN from the coding sequence ATGCGCCTCAAAGTAAATCTCTTATTGATTTTTCTATCCCTGACCTGTTGGGGAACTGCGCAATTTGTAGATCTGAATGAAAGCCGTTATTTAGACAGTATAGAGGCGATTATAAAGCAGCCGCAAAAAGAAACGACAGACAGTATAAAGGCGATGGCCAATCTAAGGTTATCTGACTACTGGTCAGCTAAGGATACGATGAAGGCCATCCATTACCTGCAGTCCGCTAAAAGATTGATGCATAATAACAGTTTCCTCAATGCGGTCTATCCTTATTTTCAGGGAGGAATACTCTTTGAACGCAATGTGGATTCAACACAAAAACTGTATATGCGCGCTGTCAGTCTTCTATCCGAGATAAAATCACCGGATAGTTATTATTTCCGGGCTCAGGCATGGAACAATTTCTGTGTTTTGGAACAGATGAAGGATCATAAAGAAAGGTATCTGGATCTGATGTTGAATAAGGCCATCCCGATGGCGGAGGCTTCAGGCAGAAATGATGAATTGGGACTTTTATACGTCAATGTTGCGCTCGCATTCTCTAACACCAATAATTACGTCAAAGCGGATACATATTTTTCCCTTGGATTACAGTCTATCCGCAAAGGGCCTTATTATCTTAATTCGATATCTGCCTATTGTTATCTGCGCAGCAGCAGAAATAAGCTGTTTATGGGACAGACCAAAATAGCCAAGTCAATGCTGGATACCGTTTACAGCATTATCGCTCCTTATCCGAAGTCTGATAATTTTTTAGATTATTATGAGTATTTAGGGATGTATTACAGGATGGAAAAAGAGCACGATGCTTCTATTGAAGCACTCAATAAAGGCCTTGCGCTTAGTAAAGAGTTAAATGCGGTATATAATACATATTCCATCCGATTTCAGCAGTACAAGACTTATACCGATCAAGGTAACTATCGTCATGCCAGAAATGTACTGGATGCCATTATGCATAGTCCGGTTGTGTCGCGCGCGGGTAATCGCGTTCTTTGCTACTATGAAATGGCCAAGACCTATGAAAGGCTTGGTGATTATAGGGCGGCCTACGGTTGGATGCAGCGTTATTCTTCCCTGCAGGACAGTTTACACCAGGAGGACATCCAGGGAAAGATCAACGCATTGGAAATAAAGTTCAGGACTTCAGAAAAAGAAAAGAAAATCCTGGCCTTACAGGGGGAGAATAGTCAAAGGGAGTTGGATCAGCAGAAAGCCAAATATACCAGCAGGCTGTTGCTGGTTATATGTGGTTTCCTGGGATTGCTGATTTTACTGGCAATCTTTTATTACAGGCATCAAAATAAGCTAAAGGAAAAAGATCATAAAGGCCAGTTACGCGTGCTGGAACAGCAGCGACAAATACAGGTTACCGAGGCGATGCTGGAGGGAGAAGAAAAAGAGAGAGTGCGTATGGCAAGAGATCTGCATGATGGGTTGGGCGGGATACTGGCCGGTGTCAAATTAAATCTATCGGGTTGGGTCGATGATACCCGGGAAAGGTCAAAAGATCCGGAACTTATAAAGACCATGCACCAGTTGGATAACGCTGTTTCTGAGCTAAGGCGTATCGCCCGCAATATGATTCCGGAGACGCTGTTAAAATTTGGTCTCAACCAGGCACTCAAAGACCTTGTGGCGTTTTATGATGGCCCACAAACGCAGATAAATTTCCAATATTTTGGTATTAAAAATCATTTAAGTGTGTCAATGCAACTGAATATCTACCGCATCATTCAGGAATTATTGTCCAATGCAATCAAGCATGGAGAGGCCACACAAATAGTTTTGCAATGCAGTCAGAATGAGAAGAACTTTCTGATTACGGTTGAAGATAATGGCCGCGGTTTTGACACCGGCCAGTTACAAAAAGTCAAAGGAATTGGATTACATAACCTTAAAAGCAGGGTCGACTTTCTTAAAGGTAGAATGGAAATAATTTCCAGCCCGGGAGAAGGTACGACTGTCAATATAGAAATAGAAATATATGAAACAAACTGA